From the Thalassoglobus sp. JC818 genome, one window contains:
- a CDS encoding IS5 family transposase (programmed frameshift): MLIADLFPHPPVSPLGGRPRIPPRECLEGILWVLRTGCPWQDLPERYPSPATCWRRLDEWTRSGVFAKAWHRLLGKLDSLKQIRWEECMADATFSPAKKGGNSVGLTKKGKGTKIGLMVDGDGLPLSTVIAGANVAEVHMVETLVETSLDERFPERLIYDKAADADWLRDHLAEHAVELICPHRKNRKSSPRQDGRPLRRYRRRWIVERTISWLQSRRRVVTRYEYHDDLFNGLVQLACLVITLKWF, encoded by the exons ATTCTGATTGCAGACCTGTTTCCGCATCCGCCTGTTTCACCGCTGGGAGGACGCCCCAGGATTCCGCCCCGAGAGTGTTTAGAGGGAATTCTGTGGGTGCTCAGAACAGGCTGTCCTTGGCAAGATTTACCAGAGCGATACCCCAGTCCTGCAACGTGCTGGCGTCGTCTGGATGAATGGACTCGGTCAGGTGTCTTCGCCAAAGCCTGGCATCGCTTGCTCGGCAAACTCGATTCGCTCAAACAGATTCGCTGGGAAGAATGCATGGCCGACGCCACGTTTTCGCCAGCAAAAAAAGGGGGGA ACAGCGTTGGCCTGACCAAGAAAGGCAAAGGAACCAAGATCGGTCTGATGGTCGATGGCGACGGGTTGCCGCTGTCGACTGTCATTGCTGGGGCGAACGTGGCGGAAGTCCACATGGTCGAGACACTCGTTGAGACGTCTCTGGACGAGCGATTTCCTGAGCGATTGATTTATGACAAAGCAGCCGATGCCGACTGGTTGCGTGACCATCTCGCCGAACATGCTGTGGAGTTGATCTGTCCGCATCGCAAAAACCGCAAGTCCAGTCCTCGACAAGATGGCAGACCGCTCAGACGCTATCGGCGACGCTGGATCGTGGAACGCACCATCTCCTGGCTGCAATCCCGACGTCGGGTTGTCACACGCTACGAATATCACGATGACCTCTTCAACGGCCTCGTCCAACTCGCCTGCCTTGTCATCACCTTGAAGTGGTTTTGA